GGCCGGGGCGGGAAAAAAGGTATTTCGGGCCCGGAGAGCGTATATATATATGGGGAGAGGGATATCCCCCGGGGAGTCAAGCCCTCGGACCCATGGGAGGCCGCCCTTTGCTACCTCCTCTGGACCGATGAGAGGAAGAGGGCCAAGGTGGAGCCTGCTTACGTCCTGTCGCTCCTTTCCGAGGAGGGAACCAAGGCCGTGGCCCTGTCGATCCTCTCGGGTGACGGCACCGGCGAGTTGAGGGCGAGATGGGCCAAAGCCGGTGACGACTATCCCATGAGGCTCATTTCGACGGGGTGGGGGCACTGCGTCAGGAACGGTGAGAGGGAGGACATGTGGGATATCGTCCTTTCAGCCCTCGAGTCGAAGAGGTCAAAGGACAGGTTTGACGCCCTCACGGAAAAACATGCCAGGGGCAAGGCCTCCCCCGAAGAGATGAAGGAATACTTTGAACTTGCCAGAAAGCTCAAAAGGAGGGACCGTTAAAGACATGACCGACGTTAAGAAGGCCCCGGAAGAGCTCGAAAGCCTCGATACAGTCGATACTGCTGAAGAGGCCGTTGTGTCGCCGAGGGAAGTGGCTAAGTACATAGAGAGCTTCAAGGAGCTGCTCCACCTGGGGCGGGAAAAGGGTTTCGTGACCTACGACGACATTGAGAAGCATATACCAGGGGAGATGATGAACGAAGAGACCCTGGATAGTCTTTACTTCAACCTCAACGAACTGGGGATAGACCTGGTGGAGACCGAGAAGGCCAAGAGCGAGCCTCGCGACGACACCTCGTCTCCCCCGGCGGCCGAGTACAGCGAGGAGATGGGCGTACTGGAGGATTTGCCTCTCTCGGACCCCGTCAGGATGTACTTGAGGGAGATCGGGAAGATATCCCTGCTCAAAGCCGAAGAAGAGGTGGCGTTGGCCAAGCTGGTCGAGGCCGGAGACCCCGCGGGAAAGAGCCACCTGGTGGAGGCCAACCTGAGGCTCGTGGTCAGCATAGCGAAGAAATACATCGGCAGAGGCATGCTGTTTTTGGACCTCATCCAGGAGGGCAACCTGGGCCTCATCCGCGCCGTGGAGAAGTTCGACTACCGTAAGGGTTTCAAATTCAGTACCTACGCGACGTGGTGGATCCGCCAGGCCATAACCAGGGCCATAGCCGACCAGGCCAGGACGATCAGGATACCGGTCCACATGGTGGAGACCATCAACAGGCTCATCAGGATCTCCAGGCAGCTGGTCCAGAGACTCGGGCGAGAACCCACCGCGGAGGAGATCGCCGCGGAGATGGCCATCGGCTCGGAAAGGGTCGAGGAGATTCAGAGGATAGCCCAGGAGCCGGTCTCGCTGGAGACTCCCATCGGCGAGGAAGAAGATAG
This region of Thermovirga sp. genomic DNA includes:
- the rpoD gene encoding RNA polymerase sigma factor RpoD, producing the protein MTDVKKAPEELESLDTVDTAEEAVVSPREVAKYIESFKELLHLGREKGFVTYDDIEKHIPGEMMNEETLDSLYFNLNELGIDLVETEKAKSEPRDDTSSPPAAEYSEEMGVLEDLPLSDPVRMYLREIGKISLLKAEEEVALAKLVEAGDPAGKSHLVEANLRLVVSIAKKYIGRGMLFLDLIQEGNLGLIRAVEKFDYRKGFKFSTYATWWIRQAITRAIADQARTIRIPVHMVETINRLIRISRQLVQRLGREPTAEEIAAEMAIGSERVEEIQRIAQEPVSLETPIGEEEDSQLSDFIEDKNLPSPEDAAAVQLLREQLEGMLEELTERVKEVLRLRFGLEDGHPYTLEEVGKRFGVTRERIRQIEAKALRKLRHPSRSKKLRDFLD